One window of Nymphaea colorata isolate Beijing-Zhang1983 chromosome 1, ASM883128v2, whole genome shotgun sequence genomic DNA carries:
- the LOC116245866 gene encoding tryptamine hydroxycinnamoyltransferase 1-like, with product MEVTHQSSSFVKPETSFNKEIPLTIFDKQASDLHIAVLFVYNTQTANNAKIKQGLAKALAYFPQLAGRLSADSPSIILDDESGVPVFETTVAGKLEEFLPLEPCPSLNELHPYPEGSNPLLMIQLNRFDCGGLIIGLSANHRIADGQSMSNFFVSWAQLVRGLELEHPPIHDQSLLVPRDPPTCQYPHEHTEFSEEPPVGDNADIETMENLIVNYSWDFIRELKQRAMEARPGLKHSTFEVILSHVWRKATVARGVRDDEVTRVRVLVNGRPRLGIPHEYFGNLVLEAYPTTKAKELVKEGVGYGARLIKDAVARLGRDYFQSFIDFGELNKDKELVPSQDVEDNFLVPDLEVNSWLGFQFHELDMGGGAPCAFMPSWIPMEGLVIIVPAPSQEKGKGGINVIVTLFREHAEAFRQIAHNIE from the exons ATGGAGGTGACCCACCAGAGTTCCTCATTTGTGAAGCCAGAAACGAGCTTCAACAAAGAAATCCCTCTTACCATCTTCGACAAACAGGCCTCCGACCTCCACATAGCGGTCCTCTTCGTCTACAACACACAGACGGCCAACAATGCCAAGATCAAGCAGGGCCTCGCCAAGGCCCTTGCCTACTTCCCCCAACTCGCAGGACGCCTCTCGGCCGACTCCCCCTCGATCATTCTCGACGACGAGTCCGGCGTACCCGTCTTCGAGACGACGGTCGCCGGAAAGCTGGAGGAGTTTCTCCCGCTGGAGCCCTGCCCTAGCCTGAACGAGTTGCACCCCTACCCGGAGGGCTCGAACCCACTTCTCATGATCCAGCTCAACAGGTTCGACTGCGGGGGGCTGATCATCGGCCTCAGCGCCAACCACCGGATCGCCGACGGGCAGTCGATGAGCAACTTCTTCGTGTCGTGGGCGCAGCTGGTGCGGGGCTTGGAACTCGAGCACCCACCGATCCACGACCAGAGTCTGCTTGTCCCCAGGGATCCTCCCACTTGCCAGTATCCCCATGAGCACACCGAGTTCTCTGAGGAACCACCCGTCGGCGACAATGCGGACATCGAGACGATGGAAAACCTCATTGTGAACTACTCGTGGGACTTCATCAGGGAGCTGAAACAGAGGGCCATGGAGGCCAGGCCAGGCCTCAAGCACAGCACCTTCGAGGTCATTCTCTCCCATGTGTGGAGGAAGGCCACCGTTGCCCGTGGGGTTCGGGACGACGAGGTCACCCGCGTGAGGGTGCTCGTCAATGGACGGCCAAGGCTGGGCATCCCACACGAGTACTTCGGCAACCTGGTCTTGGAAGCATACCCAACCACCAAGGCTAAGGAGCTTGTGAAG GAGGGTGTAGGTTATGGAGCAAGGTTAATCAAGGATGCAGTTGCAAGGCTTGGGAGGGATTACTTCCAATCGTTCATTGATTTTGGTGAGCTAAACAAGGACAAAGAGTTGGTGCCCTCACAAGATGTAGAAGACAACTTCTTGGTCCCAGACTTGGAGGTAAACAGCTGGTTGGGCTTCCAATTCCACGAGCTGGACATGGGGGGAGGCGCACCCTGCGCCTTCATGCCCTCATGGATCCCCATGGAAGGCCTGGTCATCATCGTCCCTGCACCTTCACAAGAGAAGGGCAAGGGCGGCATCAACGTCATCGTGACGCTCTTCCGGGAGCACGCAGAAGCCTTCAGACAGATAGCTCACAATATCGAGTGA